A genomic window from Silene latifolia isolate original U9 population chromosome 11, ASM4854445v1, whole genome shotgun sequence includes:
- the LOC141613674 gene encoding uncharacterized protein LOC141613674 translates to MTRLVTCPIELEHKAWWTLKEVNFDIDIAGEKRFLQMSELEELRMEAYESSRIYKDQSKKWHDAKIVDKRISVWPRPFKVMDVSPYGAFELWSKECGSFEVNDQKVKRYYQGDERGTIEVLYLGNPLPEEETV, encoded by the exons ATGACAAGGCTTGTCACTTGCCCAATTGAGCTGGAACACAAGGCATGGTGGACTTTGAAAGAGGTGAACTTCGATATTGATATAGCCGGTGAGAAGAGATTCCTCCAAATGAGTGAGCTAGAAGAATTGAGGATGGAAGCATATGAAAGCTCAAGGATTTACAAGGACCAATCAAAGAAATGGCATGATGCCAAGATTGTTGACAAGAGGATAAGTGT GTGGCCAAGACCTTTCAAGGTTATGGATGTCTCCCCTTATGGCGCGTTTGAACTATGGAGCAAAGAGTGTGGAAGCTTCGAGGTAAACGACCAAAAGGTGAAGCGATACTATCAAGGTGATGAAAGAGGTACAATTGAAGTCCTATACCTCGGGAATCCACTCCCTGAGGAGGAAACTGTTTGA